Proteins co-encoded in one Sulfurimonas sp. HSL1-2 genomic window:
- a CDS encoding PD-(D/E)XK nuclease family protein, translating into MTTVLPTSRAIREQQLGMRTQNAFLQRFMTMGELMARAVVVEGYGSVDPDTRTLTLLEAADFDAFSELKIERNFFTFTRNASYLFRFFEELSGELVDIDALDTADTYGDFAEHIGILKLLRERYRALCIERRILDRIFVPELYRLNRAWVEGQGAMEVVAEGYLTNFELQLLREMASLVPLTLRFDATPYNGKMQQKLAALGVETEAGQQYVIALDTLRIEETLPLPNDARIQAMPLSERILQTAFIKQKVFEMIGEGIPPERIAVVLPDEGFVPLLRGFDAEGNFNFAMGEGLQESLFVRRCEALMAYAEHPGVENTMRLERLFGEGYRAISGAYSDGCDNARFTEVTEALLEGETEAVAAVVREERFYFERLIPRLGESSLRSLLHLFVNRVRGRSLDDVRGGKVTVMGVLETRACTFDGVIIVDFNDAFVPHRSDKDLFINSVVRGRAGLPTTAEREALQKQFYYQLISRAKRVEISYVSNETTLPSRFLKEMGIETGRRYADDAWADILFTRTPKRTLPVEAIEADYDFTARPLSATALKAFLECRRRFYHRYVAAVAPHELPREMPEEHAIGNALHNALRDVYAEQEAFSDAKTLKAAVAQALAFHSGSTPLERFLEQLWLKKLEPFFEREINRFAEVRVKACETKLSMGYGGLTLEGRIDRIDRGPEGLEVLDYKSGKYPLYTVKSVENASDFQLEFYALLAEQLGEVDYAGYYDLNSGEIVRDPLHGRKRELLDGHLEMLRDTKRFSFDMTDELSSCRFCDYAHLCQREMQ; encoded by the coding sequence GTGACGACGGTACTGCCGACCTCCCGCGCTATCCGAGAACAGCAGCTCGGGATGCGCACCCAGAATGCCTTTCTGCAGCGCTTTATGACCATGGGCGAACTGATGGCACGGGCGGTGGTCGTCGAGGGGTACGGGAGCGTGGACCCCGACACCCGGACACTGACCCTGCTGGAAGCGGCCGATTTCGATGCCTTTTCCGAGCTCAAGATCGAGCGTAACTTCTTTACATTCACCCGCAACGCTTCTTACCTGTTCCGTTTTTTCGAAGAGCTCTCCGGTGAACTTGTCGATATCGACGCACTTGACACGGCCGATACCTACGGGGATTTCGCCGAACATATCGGCATTTTGAAACTGCTGCGCGAGCGCTACCGCGCGCTCTGTATTGAGCGCAGGATCCTCGACCGCATCTTCGTCCCGGAGCTGTACCGGCTCAACCGCGCCTGGGTAGAGGGGCAGGGGGCCATGGAGGTGGTGGCCGAAGGCTACCTGACGAATTTCGAGCTGCAACTGCTGCGGGAGATGGCGTCGTTGGTACCGCTCACGCTGCGTTTCGACGCGACCCCCTACAACGGCAAAATGCAGCAGAAACTCGCCGCGCTCGGGGTGGAAACCGAGGCGGGGCAGCAGTACGTGATTGCCCTCGATACCCTGCGTATAGAGGAGACGCTGCCGCTGCCGAATGATGCGCGTATCCAGGCGATGCCGCTCTCGGAGCGTATTCTGCAGACGGCCTTTATCAAGCAGAAGGTGTTCGAGATGATCGGGGAGGGGATCCCTCCGGAACGGATCGCCGTCGTGCTCCCGGATGAGGGGTTCGTCCCGCTGCTGCGGGGGTTCGATGCGGAGGGTAATTTCAACTTCGCGATGGGCGAAGGGCTGCAGGAGAGTCTCTTTGTGCGGCGATGCGAAGCCCTGATGGCCTATGCGGAGCATCCCGGTGTCGAGAATACGATGCGGCTTGAACGGCTTTTCGGCGAGGGTTACCGGGCGATCAGCGGCGCCTACAGCGACGGCTGCGACAATGCGCGTTTTACGGAGGTGACGGAGGCCCTGCTGGAGGGGGAAACGGAAGCGGTCGCCGCCGTGGTACGCGAAGAGCGTTTCTATTTCGAGCGGCTGATCCCGAGGCTGGGGGAGAGCTCGCTGCGCTCCCTGCTGCATCTCTTCGTCAACCGGGTCCGGGGGCGCAGCCTGGATGACGTGCGGGGCGGCAAGGTCACTGTGATGGGGGTGCTTGAAACACGGGCCTGCACGTTTGATGGGGTGATCATCGTCGATTTCAACGACGCTTTCGTCCCCCACCGAAGCGACAAGGACCTCTTCATCAACTCCGTGGTCCGCGGACGGGCGGGGCTTCCCACGACGGCGGAGCGCGAGGCACTGCAGAAGCAGTTCTACTACCAGCTCATCTCCCGGGCTAAACGGGTGGAGATCAGCTACGTTTCCAACGAAACGACCCTGCCGAGCCGTTTCCTCAAAGAGATGGGCATTGAAACGGGGCGGCGCTACGCTGATGATGCCTGGGCGGATATTCTCTTTACCCGTACACCGAAGCGTACGCTGCCCGTCGAAGCGATCGAGGCGGATTACGATTTTACGGCGCGCCCACTCTCGGCCACGGCCCTGAAAGCCTTCCTGGAGTGCCGCCGCCGTTTCTACCACCGCTACGTCGCCGCCGTAGCGCCGCACGAGCTGCCGCGGGAGATGCCCGAGGAACATGCAATCGGCAACGCGCTCCATAATGCCCTGCGCGACGTCTATGCAGAGCAGGAGGCTTTCAGCGATGCCAAAACGCTCAAGGCCGCCGTCGCCCAGGCCCTCGCATTTCACAGCGGCAGCACGCCGCTGGAGCGCTTCCTGGAGCAGCTGTGGCTCAAGAAGCTCGAACCGTTTTTCGAACGGGAGATCAACCGTTTTGCCGAGGTACGCGTCAAGGCGTGCGAAACGAAGCTGTCGATGGGGTATGGCGGGCTGACGCTCGAGGGGAGGATCGACCGGATCGACCGCGGGCCGGAGGGGTTGGAAGTGCTCGATTACAAAAGCGGGAAGTACCCGCTCTACACGGTCAAAAGCGTCGAAAACGCCTCGGATTTCCAGCTGGAGTTCTATGCCCTGCTGGCTGAACAGCTGGGCGAGGTCGACTACGCGGGCTACTACGACCTGAACAGCGGGGAGATCGTTCGCGACCCGCTTCACGGGCGCAAGCGCGAACTGCTGGACGGGCACCTGGAGATGCTCCGCGATACGAAGCGTTTTAGTTTCGATATGACCGATGAGCTCTCGTCGTGCCGTTTCTGCGACTATGCGCACCTCTGCCAAAGGGAGATGCAGTGA
- a CDS encoding RecB-like helicase, with the protein MSGFVPFQALMASAGSGKTFSLVVRYLSLLFMGESPDEIVALTFTNKAANEMQERLIEALTHLHERDELKEIAVLCGTDEVAILQRRPEVLKRLLGADTKVMTIDSFFARILRKFALHAGIMPNFGTFEAQHELKVMARFLKLCEIEGKESTLVAMAQISAKRVSDIFGLLDDLYAKAPQLRHLQFAAEAMAPHEALAMALHAQLVKLFEGKALSDRGRKALEAESVEALIGKTWTAKASLEYWDFKKHYEPQMDVLLRQLQEALQGYMQAKEQTFFAHLFELLDLYKSAKLTVAKEDNELSFDDITALVYYLLGERIDREFLYFRLDSHISHLLLDEFQDTSVLQFEILEPLVEEMVSGSGVREHHSFFLVGDVKQSIYRFRGGTKELFGAVTGRYGLTVDSLRTNWRSSVNVVTFVNDTFRERIGGYEDQLTKPGARPGYVEIVEDETPLEAMTAVVERLLALGAAPGEIAVLTATNKDGGAVQETLNARDIDVVTETTSRLTAQRRVRAVIEYLKYCYFDATIYARNFCALADIAVQPLPRPVRAFDAPAEAVREVISRFGLFDGDLNIVRFLEVLERFRDLEAFLFEYERIDTKAVTQEREGVRVLTVHKSKGLEYPYVIVLDRLGRKKADTAPILYAYEGVALRTLFLRQSKRAEFDPAYAAALEQESALADDDALNALYVAFTRARENLYIVRKPKESMFGRLALSPMTLGAEGIAAAAPAQPEAPRDIPYTPLSLGRQTEVISAEKAAAAEEPFAVTFGLAMHYALEMMAVFEPGALEAAMTAVTNRYGALLDADVFETIRRRITRLLGDETFRGLIGGEIAREQPLMYEGELRYLDLLVRQEERWVVIDYKSARRFESEHREQVGFYVKAVRAITAMPVEGYLCYVLEEGVEIVRV; encoded by the coding sequence GTGAGCGGGTTCGTTCCTTTCCAGGCCCTGATGGCCAGCGCCGGCAGCGGCAAGACCTTCAGCCTCGTCGTGCGCTATCTCAGCCTGCTCTTCATGGGGGAGAGCCCCGACGAGATCGTGGCGCTCACCTTTACGAACAAGGCGGCCAACGAGATGCAGGAGCGTCTGATCGAAGCGCTGACGCATCTGCACGAACGGGATGAGCTGAAAGAGATTGCCGTGCTGTGCGGCACGGACGAGGTGGCGATACTGCAGCGGCGTCCCGAGGTACTGAAACGTCTCCTCGGCGCCGATACGAAGGTGATGACGATCGACAGCTTCTTCGCGCGCATTCTGCGCAAGTTCGCGCTGCATGCGGGGATCATGCCGAACTTCGGCACCTTTGAGGCGCAGCACGAACTGAAGGTGATGGCGCGTTTTCTGAAGCTCTGCGAGATCGAGGGGAAGGAGAGTACCCTGGTGGCGATGGCACAGATCAGCGCGAAAAGGGTCAGCGACATCTTCGGGCTGCTTGATGACCTCTATGCGAAGGCGCCGCAGCTGCGCCACCTGCAGTTCGCGGCGGAGGCGATGGCCCCACACGAAGCGCTGGCGATGGCGCTGCATGCACAGCTGGTCAAACTGTTTGAGGGCAAGGCGCTGAGCGACCGGGGGCGCAAAGCGCTGGAAGCGGAGAGCGTCGAGGCGCTGATCGGCAAAACCTGGACGGCAAAAGCGTCCCTGGAGTACTGGGACTTCAAAAAACACTATGAGCCGCAGATGGACGTGCTGCTGCGGCAGCTGCAGGAAGCGCTTCAGGGGTATATGCAGGCGAAAGAGCAGACCTTCTTCGCCCACCTTTTCGAGCTGCTGGACCTCTACAAGAGTGCGAAGCTCACCGTGGCCAAAGAGGACAACGAGCTCAGCTTCGACGATATCACGGCCCTGGTCTACTACCTGCTGGGCGAGCGGATCGACCGGGAGTTTCTCTATTTCCGCCTCGACAGCCATATCTCCCACCTGCTGCTCGACGAGTTCCAGGACACCTCCGTCCTGCAGTTCGAGATTTTGGAGCCGCTGGTGGAGGAGATGGTCTCGGGCAGCGGGGTGCGTGAACACCACTCCTTCTTCCTCGTCGGGGACGTCAAACAGTCCATCTACCGATTCCGCGGCGGCACCAAGGAGCTGTTCGGGGCCGTGACGGGGCGCTACGGGCTCACGGTCGACTCCCTGCGCACCAACTGGCGCAGCAGCGTCAATGTCGTCACCTTCGTCAACGACACCTTCCGCGAACGCATCGGCGGCTACGAAGACCAGCTCACCAAGCCGGGGGCGCGTCCGGGCTACGTCGAGATCGTCGAGGACGAAACACCGCTGGAGGCAATGACGGCCGTGGTGGAGCGGCTGCTGGCCCTGGGGGCCGCCCCCGGGGAGATCGCCGTACTGACGGCGACGAACAAGGACGGAGGCGCCGTCCAGGAGACGCTGAACGCCCGGGATATCGACGTCGTGACGGAGACGACTTCGCGGCTGACCGCGCAGCGGCGGGTCCGCGCGGTGATCGAGTACCTGAAATACTGCTATTTCGATGCGACGATCTATGCGCGCAACTTCTGCGCCCTGGCCGATATCGCGGTGCAGCCGCTGCCGCGCCCCGTACGTGCCTTCGACGCCCCTGCTGAAGCCGTGCGGGAGGTGATATCGCGCTTCGGGCTCTTTGACGGGGACCTGAACATCGTCCGTTTCCTGGAGGTGCTGGAGCGGTTCCGGGATCTGGAGGCCTTTTTGTTCGAGTACGAGCGTATCGATACGAAGGCCGTCACCCAGGAGCGCGAAGGGGTGCGGGTTCTGACGGTCCACAAGTCCAAGGGGCTGGAGTACCCTTATGTCATCGTACTCGACCGTCTGGGACGCAAAAAAGCCGATACGGCTCCGATCCTCTACGCCTACGAAGGGGTGGCGCTGCGCACGCTGTTCCTGCGCCAGAGCAAGCGTGCCGAGTTCGACCCGGCATATGCCGCGGCGCTGGAGCAGGAGTCCGCGCTGGCCGATGACGACGCGCTCAACGCCCTCTATGTCGCCTTTACCCGCGCCCGGGAAAATCTCTATATCGTCCGCAAGCCCAAGGAGTCGATGTTCGGGCGGCTGGCGCTCTCCCCGATGACGCTGGGCGCGGAAGGGATTGCCGCCGCCGCCCCGGCACAGCCGGAAGCGCCGCGCGATATCCCCTATACGCCGCTCTCCCTCGGGCGGCAGACAGAGGTGATCTCGGCTGAAAAAGCGGCCGCCGCCGAGGAGCCCTTTGCCGTGACGTTCGGACTGGCGATGCATTATGCCCTGGAGATGATGGCCGTCTTCGAACCCGGGGCTCTGGAGGCGGCGATGACCGCCGTCACCAACCGCTACGGCGCGCTGCTCGATGCCGATGTGTTCGAGACGATCCGCCGACGCATCACCCGCCTGCTGGGCGATGAAACCTTCCGTGGTCTTATCGGCGGAGAGATCGCCAGGGAACAGCCGCTGATGTATGAGGGGGAGCTGCGCTACCTCGACCTGCTGGTACGGCAGGAGGAGCGCTGGGTCGTCATCGATTACAAGAGCGCGCGCCGTTTTGAGTCCGAACACCGTGAACAGGTCGGCTTCTACGTCAAAGCCGTCCGGGCGATCACGGCGATGCCGGTGGAGGGGTACCTCTGTTATGTGCTGGAAGAGGGAGTGGAGATCGTCAGGGTATGA
- the rplM gene encoding 50S ribosomal protein L13, giving the protein MKFTKIASPEQIERNWVLIDAEGKTFGRLITEVATRLRGKDKPYFTPNIDCGDYVVIINASKAKFNGAGKVANKEYFTHSGYFGSTKSVKMTELLEKNPEKLYKLATRGMLPKTKLGRAMLKKLKVYAGAEHPHTAQIAK; this is encoded by the coding sequence ATGAAATTTACGAAAATTGCATCGCCTGAGCAGATCGAGCGCAACTGGGTGCTGATCGATGCTGAAGGCAAAACATTCGGCCGTCTGATCACGGAAGTCGCGACGCGTCTTCGCGGGAAAGACAAGCCATATTTCACACCGAACATTGACTGCGGCGACTACGTCGTTATCATCAACGCTTCCAAAGCGAAGTTCAACGGTGCGGGCAAAGTCGCAAACAAAGAGTACTTCACGCACAGCGGTTACTTCGGTAGCACAAAGAGCGTCAAGATGACCGAGCTTCTCGAGAAGAACCCGGAAAAACTCTACAAGCTGGCTACACGCGGTATGCTTCCGAAAACGAAGCTCGGCCGTGCAATGCTGAAAAAACTCAAAGTCTATGCAGGCGCGGAACACCCGCACACTGCACAGATCGCTAAGTAA
- the rpsI gene encoding 30S ribosomal protein S9, with product MAKTYATGRRKSSIAKVWLTPGTGKITVNGLSLDAWLGGLEAKKLRVKQPLALTKQDSSVDIVATTLGGGFGGQADALRHGISRALVKYDETFRAVLKPAGMMTRDSRVVERKKPGKRKARRSPQFSKR from the coding sequence ATGGCAAAAACATACGCAACTGGACGCCGCAAGTCTTCCATCGCAAAAGTATGGCTGACGCCGGGTACGGGCAAGATTACCGTAAACGGTCTCTCCCTTGATGCCTGGCTGGGCGGTCTCGAAGCAAAAAAACTGCGTGTCAAGCAGCCGCTGGCACTGACGAAGCAGGACAGCTCTGTCGATATCGTCGCCACAACACTCGGCGGCGGTTTCGGCGGCCAGGCCGACGCGCTTCGCCACGGGATCTCCCGTGCCCTCGTCAAATACGACGAGACTTTCCGTGCGGTCCTTAAACCGGCGGGTATGATGACACGTGACTCACGCGTCGTCGAACGTAAGAAACCGGGTAAACGCAAAGCACGCCGTTCACCGCAGTTCTCCAAGCGTTAA
- a CDS encoding OprD family outer membrane porin, which produces MVALSASLMAADDSIAAWFADGKAYGNIRYYYIETDKDNGAGTTSSAHANTVGGQLSYETGELYGLKMGATFMTTNPFALPNVVDTSIIGKDNGARGAADPTKGFSVLGEAYVQYTRGPMTLWYGRKKYDTPLIHTKEVRELPSSVQGGMASATLGGATLSVGYLDRFKQRTSNDFVNIVEHALGADTETVTGHTAGYVAPVSIVYSGYGAKLEAYNYCSPDFMNALYAGAGYTHVLGESGAMLEVGAQYINQQSIGNAADNLESNTSITGGKKLKSNAFGLKAAVSHHEGSFFAAYTKVLRSKRDHDSLVLPWDGTPLFTNMITSNDLFQSLYGSAFQADSAYIGGTQGIKLAFTQGFDFTGISGFKATVSWAQFSNDRPGYDKDQQDINAVLGYKRGAFSLALKGIWVSNNTAASKDGIVSQLDSLTQYRVIANYTF; this is translated from the coding sequence ATGGTGGCTCTTTCGGCGTCGCTGATGGCGGCAGATGACAGTATCGCGGCGTGGTTCGCTGACGGCAAGGCATATGGAAATATCCGTTACTACTACATCGAGACGGACAAGGATAACGGTGCGGGCACGACCTCTTCGGCGCACGCCAATACGGTCGGCGGCCAGCTTAGCTACGAGACGGGGGAGCTTTACGGTCTGAAAATGGGGGCGACCTTTATGACGACCAACCCCTTCGCGCTGCCCAATGTCGTGGACACTTCCATTATCGGCAAAGACAACGGCGCGCGCGGTGCAGCGGACCCGACGAAGGGCTTTTCCGTCCTGGGGGAGGCCTATGTGCAGTATACGCGCGGGCCGATGACGCTCTGGTACGGCCGCAAGAAATATGATACGCCGCTCATCCATACGAAGGAGGTACGTGAGCTTCCTTCAAGTGTGCAGGGGGGCATGGCGTCGGCAACACTGGGCGGCGCGACACTCAGCGTTGGCTACCTCGACCGTTTCAAGCAGCGCACCTCCAATGACTTTGTCAACATCGTCGAACACGCCCTAGGTGCGGATACTGAAACGGTGACCGGCCACACTGCCGGCTACGTGGCACCGGTCAGCATCGTCTACAGCGGCTACGGCGCCAAGCTCGAAGCGTATAACTACTGCAGCCCCGATTTCATGAACGCCCTTTACGCCGGTGCGGGTTACACCCATGTACTCGGCGAGAGCGGGGCCATGCTGGAAGTCGGCGCGCAGTACATCAACCAGCAAAGCATCGGGAACGCCGCGGACAACCTCGAAAGCAACACCTCGATCACCGGCGGAAAGAAGCTGAAAAGCAACGCTTTCGGCCTCAAGGCAGCTGTTTCCCACCATGAGGGGAGCTTCTTTGCTGCCTATACGAAAGTCCTGCGCAGCAAGAGGGACCATGATTCGCTCGTGCTTCCCTGGGACGGGACGCCGCTCTTTACAAACATGATCACCTCCAACGACCTCTTCCAGTCGCTCTACGGCAGTGCATTCCAGGCCGACAGCGCCTATATCGGCGGTACTCAGGGGATCAAACTCGCCTTTACACAGGGATTCGACTTTACGGGTATTTCCGGTTTCAAGGCGACGGTGAGCTGGGCGCAGTTCAGCAACGACCGTCCCGGTTATGACAAGGACCAGCAGGATATCAACGCCGTACTGGGTTACAAACGCGGCGCCTTTTCGCTGGCGCTCAAGGGGATCTGGGTCAGCAACAACACCGCGGCCTCGAAAGACGGCATCGTCAGTCAGCTCGACAGCCTCACCCAGTACCGCGTTATCGCGAATTACACCTTCTAA
- a CDS encoding carbonic anhydrase family protein, translating to MTLKTVTQSLMAAALLATASVAAEHESKAHHEAHWDYAENGPAHWEEFSKTCGIGHHQSPINIVPGKSVALNPQYVLHLDEDIHTTADIIDNGHSIKVTPKAGGMIELNGEKFRLLQFHFHGKSEHTVDGKRYDMVAHMVHQNPETKQLAVVAVFFTEGKNNPMLDNIIGNVGREARIDPQDLLPADTAHYFHYIGSLTTPPCSENVQWYLLKTPVEASKDQIDAFRKYYVDNERPVQELFDRTIEAN from the coding sequence ATGACACTCAAAACAGTAACACAATCACTGATGGCAGCGGCACTGCTCGCCACGGCCTCCGTCGCGGCGGAACATGAATCGAAGGCGCACCACGAAGCGCACTGGGACTACGCGGAAAACGGCCCGGCACACTGGGAAGAGTTCAGCAAGACCTGCGGCATCGGCCACCACCAGTCCCCGATCAACATCGTACCGGGCAAGTCCGTCGCCCTGAACCCGCAGTATGTCCTCCACCTGGATGAGGATATCCATACGACGGCCGATATCATCGACAACGGCCACTCCATCAAGGTGACCCCGAAAGCCGGGGGGATGATCGAGCTTAACGGCGAGAAATTCCGCCTGCTGCAGTTCCACTTCCACGGCAAGAGCGAGCATACCGTCGACGGCAAACGCTACGACATGGTCGCGCACATGGTCCACCAGAACCCGGAAACGAAACAGCTGGCCGTCGTCGCCGTCTTCTTTACCGAGGGCAAAAACAACCCGATGCTTGACAACATCATCGGCAACGTCGGCCGCGAGGCCCGCATCGACCCGCAGGATCTGCTGCCGGCAGATACCGCCCACTACTTCCACTACATCGGCTCCCTGACGACGCCGCCGTGTTCGGAAAACGTCCAGTGGTACCTGCTCAAAACACCGGTCGAGGCCTCCAAAGACCAGATCGACGCGTTCCGCAAATACTACGTCGACAACGAGCGCCCGGTCCAGGAGCTCTTCGACCGTACGATCGAGGCCAACTAA
- a CDS encoding peptide-binding protein: MRIFYLLILPLFLAASTLHLATSANPARLNPIIATDTASSEIAGFIFNGLVKFDKDGKEIIGDLAESYRFEDNRTVVFRLRRNVKWQDGAPFTSEDVLFTYKIINDPSVVSPYTSTFRMVESVTAPDAYTIRVVYKQPYFKALETWMMGILPAHLLKDDENIMSSGFNLNPVGTGPFRLGKLEFSKQIELVANDDYFEHRPKIDRISFHVIPDPTTRFLMLKAGQIDLGALEAMQYERQVDDAFFKQFRPIEMISHTYTYLGFNLRLEKFKDPRVRRALSLAIDRQAMVDILFMGHGRVCTGPFLPGGPAYNPEVPVPKPDLEAAKALLKAAGYDEAHPLTFEIATSNSNSIRPYSAEIIQHQLSKIGVKVTLRIMEWQAFLNMVVFPREFETVLLGWALSLTPDPYLLWHSDNDKPGAFNFIGYRNKAVDALIERMQMTVDRHALSRIWQEMFKRITDDDPYLFLYIPDDITVVNHRIRPIEPALEGIWHNFIDWEMAPE, encoded by the coding sequence ATGCGCATTTTTTACCTGCTGATCTTACCGCTGTTCCTGGCAGCTTCGACCCTGCACCTCGCCACGTCGGCAAACCCCGCGCGCCTCAACCCGATCATTGCGACGGATACGGCCAGCAGCGAGATCGCCGGCTTTATTTTCAACGGCCTGGTGAAGTTCGACAAAGACGGCAAGGAGATCATCGGTGATCTCGCCGAGTCCTACCGTTTCGAGGACAACCGCACCGTCGTCTTCAGACTGCGCCGCAATGTGAAGTGGCAGGACGGGGCACCTTTTACTTCCGAAGATGTGCTCTTTACCTACAAGATCATCAACGACCCCTCCGTCGTCTCGCCCTATACGTCGACCTTCCGTATGGTCGAATCGGTCACGGCACCGGATGCCTACACGATAAGGGTCGTCTACAAGCAGCCCTATTTTAAAGCACTGGAGACCTGGATGATGGGCATCCTGCCCGCGCACCTGCTCAAAGACGATGAGAACATCATGAGCAGCGGGTTCAACCTGAACCCCGTGGGCACGGGGCCTTTCCGGCTGGGGAAGCTGGAGTTCTCGAAACAGATCGAGCTTGTCGCCAATGACGACTATTTCGAGCACCGCCCGAAGATCGACCGGATCTCCTTTCACGTCATCCCCGATCCGACGACGCGCTTTTTGATGCTCAAGGCGGGGCAGATCGATCTCGGTGCCCTGGAGGCGATGCAGTACGAGCGCCAGGTTGATGATGCCTTTTTCAAACAGTTCCGCCCCATCGAGATGATCTCGCACACCTATACCTACCTGGGCTTCAACCTCCGTCTCGAGAAGTTCAAGGACCCCCGGGTACGCCGGGCGCTCTCCCTGGCCATCGACCGCCAGGCGATGGTGGATATCCTCTTCATGGGGCACGGCCGTGTCTGTACGGGACCCTTTCTGCCCGGAGGACCTGCGTACAATCCGGAGGTACCCGTCCCGAAACCGGACCTTGAAGCGGCCAAGGCACTGCTCAAAGCAGCGGGGTACGACGAGGCACATCCGCTCACCTTCGAGATCGCGACCTCCAACTCCAACTCCATCCGTCCCTACTCGGCGGAGATCATCCAGCACCAGCTCTCCAAGATCGGGGTGAAGGTGACCCTGCGCATCATGGAGTGGCAGGCCTTTTTGAACATGGTGGTTTTCCCGCGGGAGTTCGAAACGGTCCTGCTGGGATGGGCGCTCTCCCTGACCCCAGACCCCTACCTGCTGTGGCACTCCGACAACGACAAGCCCGGGGCCTTCAACTTCATCGGCTACCGCAACAAAGCGGTGGATGCCCTGATCGAGCGGATGCAGATGACAGTGGACCGGCATGCGCTTTCACGGATCTGGCAGGAGATGTTCAAGCGCATTACGGATGACGACCCCTACCTTTTTCTCTACATCCCCGACGATATCACGGT